Proteins co-encoded in one Montipora capricornis isolate CH-2021 chromosome 12, ASM3666992v2, whole genome shotgun sequence genomic window:
- the LOC138027771 gene encoding uncharacterized protein isoform X4, translating to MLLTVSKKKFFTHPVVHEEMQRKWRGRKGDETVERFKYLEVPFWKFVFDTISYITLVCLHLAICVSPSTLDFSVVEWLVLVFFLGRALAESKQLAAIAKRRRHKVSDGRHHATSCNSVCKPLGIYLSFSDGWHKIDVFVLLVYFAILILRVYAIVFSRQVRNNRALVIANYLYGINVIGLSFRAFGHVLQQSEGVGTIQIALFNILGDIRVVLAHFALVILAFSFAITKVYVAEKSFTEDTNNGAGGACKESGISCWWAMFIHLLFLIVGLSKFHPVEMSMDTPSEVVALLQYAVFLVLGIVFLKSLMVSVLCQTYQQIKENSLKEWAYKKAITIETYSAYDPIPVPFNIIYSVGKCFYDLITGKKEDPARNEPLIIYKLEELGTKYNAIYRNLFPVTSDIKLDRLLDETQGSRQMATQIICSSFNSQAKDLALPLHGPKAWLIEPVGIQIEGHLLTCECGESCKKKEKCYHGATFRQPLSKSYPHFEVTVLETGKTLWPGIGLVPEDYLRTSEPGWEMGSLGYHLDDGKIYHSIGSAYDYSGKDNEGHRMARRGDLIRCTAMFEDSKDDIVPVCFTLNGKKIVVMEEDDETDRISYFYVSKEALHPYIALSDGSSVLTKICPKENGECKAPLLEEINRKLEMIMEKMNTSQETVI from the exons ATGCTGTTGACTGTCAGCAAAAAAA AGTTCTTCACTCATCCAGTCGTACACGAAGAGATGCAGCGAAAATGGCGCGGTCGAAAAG GGGACGAAACTGTAGAACGTTTTAAATATCTGGAAGTTCCATTCTGGAAGTTTGTTTTTGACACAATAAGCTACATCACTCTCGTTTGCCTACACTTGGCAATTTGCGTATCTCCATCAACCTTAGATTTCAGTGTAGTTGAATGGTTAGTACTTGTTTTCTTCTTGGGTCGTGCATTGGCTGAGAGCAAACAATTAgcagcaattgcaaaaagacgAAGACACAAAGTTAGCGATGGACGACATCATGCGACATCATGCAACAGCGTATGCAAGCCACTTGGAATTTACTTAAG TTTTAGTGACGGCTGGCACAAGATAGACGTCTTCGTGCTCCTTGTCTATTTTGCAATACTCATACTAAGGGTGTATGCCATCGTGTTCTCGCGACAAGTAAGGAATAACCGCGCTCTTGTCATCGCCAACTATCTTTATGGCATCAATGTCATTGGCCTCTCGTTCAGAGCTTTTGGTCACGTATTGCAGCAATCAGAGGGAGTTGGAACCATTCAAATAGCCTTGTTTAACATCCTGGGCGACATTCGTGTTGTGCTTGCGCATTTTGCTCTCGTTATCTTGGCTTTTTCCTTTGCAATAACAAAAGTATACGTCGCCGAGAAATCTTTTACTGAAGACACAAACAATGGAGCTGGCGG TGCATGTAAAGAATCTGGAATTTCTTG TTGGTGGGCCATGTTCATTcaccttttatttttaattgttggCTTATCAAAATTCCATCCTGTGGAGATGTCTATGGATACACCTTCAGAAGTTGTTGCTCTTCTCCAATACGCTGTCTTTCTCGTTCTGGGAATAGTTTTTCTCAAAAGTTTGATGGTATCCGTGCTCTGTCAGACGTATCAACAAATAAAG GAAAACTCGTTAAAGGAGTGGGCATATAAAAAAGCAATCACAATTGAGACATACAGCGCCTATGACCCGATACCGGTGCCCTTCAATATCATTTACAGTGTTGGAAAGTGTTTTTATGACCTAAtaacaggaaaaaaagaagacCCTGCGAGAAACGAG CCACTGATCATTTACAAATTGGAGGAGCTTGGAACAAAATACAATGCAATCTATAGAAACTTATTTCCTGTTACTA GTGACATAAAACTTGATCGGCTACTGGACGAAACGCAAGGAAGTCGACAAATGGCCACACAGATTATTTGTTCAAGCTTCAACTCTCAAGCAAAGGATCTCGCATTGCCTCTTCACGGGCCAAAG gcttGGTTAATTGAACCCGTGGGCATACAAATAGAAGGGCACCTGTTGACGTGTGAATGTGGAgagtcttgtaaaaaaaaagaaaagtgttaCCACGGAGCAACATTCCGCCAGCCCCTTTCGAAAAGTTATCCTCATTTTGAG GTTACAGTTTTAGAAACAGGAAAAACACTCTGGCCTGGGATAGGATTGGTACCTGAAGATTATTTAAGAACTTCGGAGCCCGGATGGGAAATGGGCTCTTTAGGATACCACCTTGATGACGGAAAAATATATCACAGCATTGGTTCTGCTTATGATTATTCCGGCAAAGACAATGAAG GTCATCGCATGGCTCGTCGAGGAGATCTGATTCGCTGCACAGCTATGTTTGAGGATTCAAAAGACGACATTGTCCCAGTTTGCTTTACGTTGAATGGCAAGAAGATTGTTGTCATGGAAGAAGATGATGAAACAGATcgtatttcttatttttatgtTTCTAAGGAAGCCTTACATCCTTACATAGCCTTGAGTGATGGGTCGAGCGTTTTAACTAAG ATTTGTCCCAAGGAAAATGGAGAGTGCAAGGCACCTTTGCTGGAAGAAATAAATCGAAAACTTGAAATGATTATGGAAAAAATGAATACATCACAAGAGACTGTTATCTGA
- the LOC138027771 gene encoding uncharacterized protein isoform X2, whose protein sequence is MQQQSWKSFEENIIRTQGKSNSPKKDMFPKRMSCFVSCAKTPTDDESPMPENEDVKTEMMEKIDGGNFDEIEKIITPRNFQKCEPNYLRVAMEVIFRLRKKGNSKGPDYDRFHRLADSVEEFIYHLLDPMRPETKKRDREQFGEFILDYMMGDAVDCQQKKFFTHPVVHEEMQRKWRGRKGDETVERFKYLEVPFWKFVFDTISYITLVCLHLAICVSPSTLDFSVVEWLVLVFFLGRALAESKQLAAIAKRRRHKVSDGRHHATSCNSVCKPLGIYLSDGWHKIDVFVLLVYFAILILRVYAIVFSRQVRNNRALVIANYLYGINVIGLSFRAFGHVLQQSEGVGTIQIALFNILGDIRVVLAHFALVILAFSFAITKVYVAEKSFTEDTNNGAGGACKESGISCWWAMFIHLLFLIVGLSKFHPVEMSMDTPSEVVALLQYAVFLVLGIVFLKSLMVSVLCQTYQQIKENSLKEWAYKKAITIETYSAYDPIPVPFNIIYSVGKCFYDLITGKKEDPARNEPLIIYKLEELGTKYNAIYRNLFPVTSDIKLDRLLDETQGSRQMATQIICSSFNSQAKDLALPLHGPKAWLIEPVGIQIEGHLLTCECGESCKKKEKCYHGATFRQPLSKSYPHFEVTVLETGKTLWPGIGLVPEDYLRTSEPGWEMGSLGYHLDDGKIYHSIGSAYDYSGKDNEGHRMARRGDLIRCTAMFEDSKDDIVPVCFTLNGKKIVVMEEDDETDRISYFYVSKEALHPYIALSDGSSVLTKICPKENGECKAPLLEEINRKLEMIMEKMNTSQETVI, encoded by the exons TGAAGACAGAAATGATGGAAAAAATAGATGGTGGCAATTTTGATGAAATCGAGAAGATAATTACACCAAGAAACTTCCAAAAGTGTGAGCCCAATTATTTAAGAGTGGCAATGGAG GTAATTTTCAGGCTACGCAAAAAGGGGAACAGTAAGGGGCCCGACTACGACAGGTTTCATCGACTAGCAGACTCTGTTGAAGAGTTTATCTACCATTTACTGGATCCAATGAGACCAGAGACCAAAAAAAGAGATCGAGAACAATTTGGAGAATTTATCCTAGATTACATGATGGGTGATGCTGTTGACTGTCAGCAAAAAAAG TTCTTCACTCATCCAGTCGTACACGAAGAGATGCAGCGAAAATGGCGCGGTCGAAAAG GGGACGAAACTGTAGAACGTTTTAAATATCTGGAAGTTCCATTCTGGAAGTTTGTTTTTGACACAATAAGCTACATCACTCTCGTTTGCCTACACTTGGCAATTTGCGTATCTCCATCAACCTTAGATTTCAGTGTAGTTGAATGGTTAGTACTTGTTTTCTTCTTGGGTCGTGCATTGGCTGAGAGCAAACAATTAgcagcaattgcaaaaagacgAAGACACAAAGTTAGCGATGGACGACATCATGCGACATCATGCAACAGCGTATGCAAGCCACTTGGAATTTACTTAAG TGACGGCTGGCACAAGATAGACGTCTTCGTGCTCCTTGTCTATTTTGCAATACTCATACTAAGGGTGTATGCCATCGTGTTCTCGCGACAAGTAAGGAATAACCGCGCTCTTGTCATCGCCAACTATCTTTATGGCATCAATGTCATTGGCCTCTCGTTCAGAGCTTTTGGTCACGTATTGCAGCAATCAGAGGGAGTTGGAACCATTCAAATAGCCTTGTTTAACATCCTGGGCGACATTCGTGTTGTGCTTGCGCATTTTGCTCTCGTTATCTTGGCTTTTTCCTTTGCAATAACAAAAGTATACGTCGCCGAGAAATCTTTTACTGAAGACACAAACAATGGAGCTGGCGG TGCATGTAAAGAATCTGGAATTTCTTG TTGGTGGGCCATGTTCATTcaccttttatttttaattgttggCTTATCAAAATTCCATCCTGTGGAGATGTCTATGGATACACCTTCAGAAGTTGTTGCTCTTCTCCAATACGCTGTCTTTCTCGTTCTGGGAATAGTTTTTCTCAAAAGTTTGATGGTATCCGTGCTCTGTCAGACGTATCAACAAATAAAG GAAAACTCGTTAAAGGAGTGGGCATATAAAAAAGCAATCACAATTGAGACATACAGCGCCTATGACCCGATACCGGTGCCCTTCAATATCATTTACAGTGTTGGAAAGTGTTTTTATGACCTAAtaacaggaaaaaaagaagacCCTGCGAGAAACGAG CCACTGATCATTTACAAATTGGAGGAGCTTGGAACAAAATACAATGCAATCTATAGAAACTTATTTCCTGTTACTA GTGACATAAAACTTGATCGGCTACTGGACGAAACGCAAGGAAGTCGACAAATGGCCACACAGATTATTTGTTCAAGCTTCAACTCTCAAGCAAAGGATCTCGCATTGCCTCTTCACGGGCCAAAG gcttGGTTAATTGAACCCGTGGGCATACAAATAGAAGGGCACCTGTTGACGTGTGAATGTGGAgagtcttgtaaaaaaaaagaaaagtgttaCCACGGAGCAACATTCCGCCAGCCCCTTTCGAAAAGTTATCCTCATTTTGAG GTTACAGTTTTAGAAACAGGAAAAACACTCTGGCCTGGGATAGGATTGGTACCTGAAGATTATTTAAGAACTTCGGAGCCCGGATGGGAAATGGGCTCTTTAGGATACCACCTTGATGACGGAAAAATATATCACAGCATTGGTTCTGCTTATGATTATTCCGGCAAAGACAATGAAG GTCATCGCATGGCTCGTCGAGGAGATCTGATTCGCTGCACAGCTATGTTTGAGGATTCAAAAGACGACATTGTCCCAGTTTGCTTTACGTTGAATGGCAAGAAGATTGTTGTCATGGAAGAAGATGATGAAACAGATcgtatttcttatttttatgtTTCTAAGGAAGCCTTACATCCTTACATAGCCTTGAGTGATGGGTCGAGCGTTTTAACTAAG ATTTGTCCCAAGGAAAATGGAGAGTGCAAGGCACCTTTGCTGGAAGAAATAAATCGAAAACTTGAAATGATTATGGAAAAAATGAATACATCACAAGAGACTGTTATCTGA
- the LOC138027771 gene encoding uncharacterized protein isoform X3: MFPKRMSCFVSCAKTPTDDESPMPENEDVKTEMMEKIDGGNFDEIEKIITPRNFQKCEPNYLRVAMEVIFRLRKKGNSKGPDYDRFHRLADSVEEFIYHLLDPMRPETKKRDREQFGEFILDYMMGDAVDCQQKKFFTHPVVHEEMQRKWRGRKGDETVERFKYLEVPFWKFVFDTISYITLVCLHLAICVSPSTLDFSVVEWLVLVFFLGRALAESKQLAAIAKRRRHKVSDGRHHATSCNSVCKPLGIYLSFSDGWHKIDVFVLLVYFAILILRVYAIVFSRQVRNNRALVIANYLYGINVIGLSFRAFGHVLQQSEGVGTIQIALFNILGDIRVVLAHFALVILAFSFAITKVYVAEKSFTEDTNNGAGGACKESGISCWWAMFIHLLFLIVGLSKFHPVEMSMDTPSEVVALLQYAVFLVLGIVFLKSLMVSVLCQTYQQIKENSLKEWAYKKAITIETYSAYDPIPVPFNIIYSVGKCFYDLITGKKEDPARNEPLIIYKLEELGTKYNAIYRNLFPVTSDIKLDRLLDETQGSRQMATQIICSSFNSQAKDLALPLHGPKAWLIEPVGIQIEGHLLTCECGESCKKKEKCYHGATFRQPLSKSYPHFEVTVLETGKTLWPGIGLVPEDYLRTSEPGWEMGSLGYHLDDGKIYHSIGSAYDYSGKDNEGHRMARRGDLIRCTAMFEDSKDDIVPVCFTLNGKKIVVMEEDDETDRISYFYVSKEALHPYIALSDGSSVLTKICPKENGECKAPLLEEINRKLEMIMEKMNTSQETVI; the protein is encoded by the exons TGAAGACAGAAATGATGGAAAAAATAGATGGTGGCAATTTTGATGAAATCGAGAAGATAATTACACCAAGAAACTTCCAAAAGTGTGAGCCCAATTATTTAAGAGTGGCAATGGAG GTAATTTTCAGGCTACGCAAAAAGGGGAACAGTAAGGGGCCCGACTACGACAGGTTTCATCGACTAGCAGACTCTGTTGAAGAGTTTATCTACCATTTACTGGATCCAATGAGACCAGAGACCAAAAAAAGAGATCGAGAACAATTTGGAGAATTTATCCTAGATTACATGATGGGTGATGCTGTTGACTGTCAGCAAAAAAAG TTCTTCACTCATCCAGTCGTACACGAAGAGATGCAGCGAAAATGGCGCGGTCGAAAAG GGGACGAAACTGTAGAACGTTTTAAATATCTGGAAGTTCCATTCTGGAAGTTTGTTTTTGACACAATAAGCTACATCACTCTCGTTTGCCTACACTTGGCAATTTGCGTATCTCCATCAACCTTAGATTTCAGTGTAGTTGAATGGTTAGTACTTGTTTTCTTCTTGGGTCGTGCATTGGCTGAGAGCAAACAATTAgcagcaattgcaaaaagacgAAGACACAAAGTTAGCGATGGACGACATCATGCGACATCATGCAACAGCGTATGCAAGCCACTTGGAATTTACTTAAG TTTTAGTGACGGCTGGCACAAGATAGACGTCTTCGTGCTCCTTGTCTATTTTGCAATACTCATACTAAGGGTGTATGCCATCGTGTTCTCGCGACAAGTAAGGAATAACCGCGCTCTTGTCATCGCCAACTATCTTTATGGCATCAATGTCATTGGCCTCTCGTTCAGAGCTTTTGGTCACGTATTGCAGCAATCAGAGGGAGTTGGAACCATTCAAATAGCCTTGTTTAACATCCTGGGCGACATTCGTGTTGTGCTTGCGCATTTTGCTCTCGTTATCTTGGCTTTTTCCTTTGCAATAACAAAAGTATACGTCGCCGAGAAATCTTTTACTGAAGACACAAACAATGGAGCTGGCGG TGCATGTAAAGAATCTGGAATTTCTTG TTGGTGGGCCATGTTCATTcaccttttatttttaattgttggCTTATCAAAATTCCATCCTGTGGAGATGTCTATGGATACACCTTCAGAAGTTGTTGCTCTTCTCCAATACGCTGTCTTTCTCGTTCTGGGAATAGTTTTTCTCAAAAGTTTGATGGTATCCGTGCTCTGTCAGACGTATCAACAAATAAAG GAAAACTCGTTAAAGGAGTGGGCATATAAAAAAGCAATCACAATTGAGACATACAGCGCCTATGACCCGATACCGGTGCCCTTCAATATCATTTACAGTGTTGGAAAGTGTTTTTATGACCTAAtaacaggaaaaaaagaagacCCTGCGAGAAACGAG CCACTGATCATTTACAAATTGGAGGAGCTTGGAACAAAATACAATGCAATCTATAGAAACTTATTTCCTGTTACTA GTGACATAAAACTTGATCGGCTACTGGACGAAACGCAAGGAAGTCGACAAATGGCCACACAGATTATTTGTTCAAGCTTCAACTCTCAAGCAAAGGATCTCGCATTGCCTCTTCACGGGCCAAAG gcttGGTTAATTGAACCCGTGGGCATACAAATAGAAGGGCACCTGTTGACGTGTGAATGTGGAgagtcttgtaaaaaaaaagaaaagtgttaCCACGGAGCAACATTCCGCCAGCCCCTTTCGAAAAGTTATCCTCATTTTGAG GTTACAGTTTTAGAAACAGGAAAAACACTCTGGCCTGGGATAGGATTGGTACCTGAAGATTATTTAAGAACTTCGGAGCCCGGATGGGAAATGGGCTCTTTAGGATACCACCTTGATGACGGAAAAATATATCACAGCATTGGTTCTGCTTATGATTATTCCGGCAAAGACAATGAAG GTCATCGCATGGCTCGTCGAGGAGATCTGATTCGCTGCACAGCTATGTTTGAGGATTCAAAAGACGACATTGTCCCAGTTTGCTTTACGTTGAATGGCAAGAAGATTGTTGTCATGGAAGAAGATGATGAAACAGATcgtatttcttatttttatgtTTCTAAGGAAGCCTTACATCCTTACATAGCCTTGAGTGATGGGTCGAGCGTTTTAACTAAG ATTTGTCCCAAGGAAAATGGAGAGTGCAAGGCACCTTTGCTGGAAGAAATAAATCGAAAACTTGAAATGATTATGGAAAAAATGAATACATCACAAGAGACTGTTATCTGA
- the LOC138027771 gene encoding uncharacterized protein isoform X1, giving the protein MQQQSWKSFEENIIRTQGKSNSPKKDMFPKRMSCFVSCAKTPTDDESPMPENEDVKTEMMEKIDGGNFDEIEKIITPRNFQKCEPNYLRVAMEVIFRLRKKGNSKGPDYDRFHRLADSVEEFIYHLLDPMRPETKKRDREQFGEFILDYMMGDAVDCQQKKFFTHPVVHEEMQRKWRGRKGDETVERFKYLEVPFWKFVFDTISYITLVCLHLAICVSPSTLDFSVVEWLVLVFFLGRALAESKQLAAIAKRRRHKVSDGRHHATSCNSVCKPLGIYLSFSDGWHKIDVFVLLVYFAILILRVYAIVFSRQVRNNRALVIANYLYGINVIGLSFRAFGHVLQQSEGVGTIQIALFNILGDIRVVLAHFALVILAFSFAITKVYVAEKSFTEDTNNGAGGACKESGISCWWAMFIHLLFLIVGLSKFHPVEMSMDTPSEVVALLQYAVFLVLGIVFLKSLMVSVLCQTYQQIKENSLKEWAYKKAITIETYSAYDPIPVPFNIIYSVGKCFYDLITGKKEDPARNEPLIIYKLEELGTKYNAIYRNLFPVTSDIKLDRLLDETQGSRQMATQIICSSFNSQAKDLALPLHGPKAWLIEPVGIQIEGHLLTCECGESCKKKEKCYHGATFRQPLSKSYPHFEVTVLETGKTLWPGIGLVPEDYLRTSEPGWEMGSLGYHLDDGKIYHSIGSAYDYSGKDNEGHRMARRGDLIRCTAMFEDSKDDIVPVCFTLNGKKIVVMEEDDETDRISYFYVSKEALHPYIALSDGSSVLTKICPKENGECKAPLLEEINRKLEMIMEKMNTSQETVI; this is encoded by the exons TGAAGACAGAAATGATGGAAAAAATAGATGGTGGCAATTTTGATGAAATCGAGAAGATAATTACACCAAGAAACTTCCAAAAGTGTGAGCCCAATTATTTAAGAGTGGCAATGGAG GTAATTTTCAGGCTACGCAAAAAGGGGAACAGTAAGGGGCCCGACTACGACAGGTTTCATCGACTAGCAGACTCTGTTGAAGAGTTTATCTACCATTTACTGGATCCAATGAGACCAGAGACCAAAAAAAGAGATCGAGAACAATTTGGAGAATTTATCCTAGATTACATGATGGGTGATGCTGTTGACTGTCAGCAAAAAAAG TTCTTCACTCATCCAGTCGTACACGAAGAGATGCAGCGAAAATGGCGCGGTCGAAAAG GGGACGAAACTGTAGAACGTTTTAAATATCTGGAAGTTCCATTCTGGAAGTTTGTTTTTGACACAATAAGCTACATCACTCTCGTTTGCCTACACTTGGCAATTTGCGTATCTCCATCAACCTTAGATTTCAGTGTAGTTGAATGGTTAGTACTTGTTTTCTTCTTGGGTCGTGCATTGGCTGAGAGCAAACAATTAgcagcaattgcaaaaagacgAAGACACAAAGTTAGCGATGGACGACATCATGCGACATCATGCAACAGCGTATGCAAGCCACTTGGAATTTACTTAAG TTTTAGTGACGGCTGGCACAAGATAGACGTCTTCGTGCTCCTTGTCTATTTTGCAATACTCATACTAAGGGTGTATGCCATCGTGTTCTCGCGACAAGTAAGGAATAACCGCGCTCTTGTCATCGCCAACTATCTTTATGGCATCAATGTCATTGGCCTCTCGTTCAGAGCTTTTGGTCACGTATTGCAGCAATCAGAGGGAGTTGGAACCATTCAAATAGCCTTGTTTAACATCCTGGGCGACATTCGTGTTGTGCTTGCGCATTTTGCTCTCGTTATCTTGGCTTTTTCCTTTGCAATAACAAAAGTATACGTCGCCGAGAAATCTTTTACTGAAGACACAAACAATGGAGCTGGCGG TGCATGTAAAGAATCTGGAATTTCTTG TTGGTGGGCCATGTTCATTcaccttttatttttaattgttggCTTATCAAAATTCCATCCTGTGGAGATGTCTATGGATACACCTTCAGAAGTTGTTGCTCTTCTCCAATACGCTGTCTTTCTCGTTCTGGGAATAGTTTTTCTCAAAAGTTTGATGGTATCCGTGCTCTGTCAGACGTATCAACAAATAAAG GAAAACTCGTTAAAGGAGTGGGCATATAAAAAAGCAATCACAATTGAGACATACAGCGCCTATGACCCGATACCGGTGCCCTTCAATATCATTTACAGTGTTGGAAAGTGTTTTTATGACCTAAtaacaggaaaaaaagaagacCCTGCGAGAAACGAG CCACTGATCATTTACAAATTGGAGGAGCTTGGAACAAAATACAATGCAATCTATAGAAACTTATTTCCTGTTACTA GTGACATAAAACTTGATCGGCTACTGGACGAAACGCAAGGAAGTCGACAAATGGCCACACAGATTATTTGTTCAAGCTTCAACTCTCAAGCAAAGGATCTCGCATTGCCTCTTCACGGGCCAAAG gcttGGTTAATTGAACCCGTGGGCATACAAATAGAAGGGCACCTGTTGACGTGTGAATGTGGAgagtcttgtaaaaaaaaagaaaagtgttaCCACGGAGCAACATTCCGCCAGCCCCTTTCGAAAAGTTATCCTCATTTTGAG GTTACAGTTTTAGAAACAGGAAAAACACTCTGGCCTGGGATAGGATTGGTACCTGAAGATTATTTAAGAACTTCGGAGCCCGGATGGGAAATGGGCTCTTTAGGATACCACCTTGATGACGGAAAAATATATCACAGCATTGGTTCTGCTTATGATTATTCCGGCAAAGACAATGAAG GTCATCGCATGGCTCGTCGAGGAGATCTGATTCGCTGCACAGCTATGTTTGAGGATTCAAAAGACGACATTGTCCCAGTTTGCTTTACGTTGAATGGCAAGAAGATTGTTGTCATGGAAGAAGATGATGAAACAGATcgtatttcttatttttatgtTTCTAAGGAAGCCTTACATCCTTACATAGCCTTGAGTGATGGGTCGAGCGTTTTAACTAAG ATTTGTCCCAAGGAAAATGGAGAGTGCAAGGCACCTTTGCTGGAAGAAATAAATCGAAAACTTGAAATGATTATGGAAAAAATGAATACATCACAAGAGACTGTTATCTGA